The region CTACTCGCACGTCATGCACCTGGTGAGCGAGGTGCGCGGCCGGCTCCGCGCCGGGCTCGATGCGGCCGCGGCGCTCGCCGCCTGCTTTCCGGCCGGCACCGTATCGGGCGCGCCCAAGGTGCGGGCGATGGAGATCATCGACGAGCTGGAGCCGGTACGCCGCGGCCCGTACGCCGGCGCGGTGGGCTACGTGGGCTGGGGCGCGCAGGTGATGGACACCGCGATCGCGCTTCGCACCTGCGTCATTCGCGGCGGCCGCGCGTGGGTGCAGGCCGGTGCCGGCATCGTGGCCGACTCCGATCCGTTGGCCGAATGGCGCGAGACCGAAGCCAAGGCGCGCGCGGTAATCCTGGCGCTGGCGCTGGCCGGCGCCCACCAGCGCGGCGTTCACGAGCACGGGGCGCGCTGAGCCGGCGCCCGAGTATTCTCCCTGCATGCCCACGTACCGCCTGGTTCCCGCGTCGCCCGGCCCGAGCTTCGACCTTCCGGTCGGCCGGACGCTCGTGATCGGCCGCGGGCTCTCGAGCGACATCGCGATCCCCGACCCCACCATTTCCCGCCGCCACGCCGAGGTTACCGCCGGCCCGGACGGCGTCGCGGTCAAGGATCTCGGCTCCTCCAACGGCACCTGCATCAACGGCAGCAGGATCACCACGGGCCGCCTCGGTGAGCGCGACTCGGTCACCTTCGGCAAGGTGCTCTTCCAGCTCGAGGTGACGCGCGGGCCGGGAGACCTGCCGCCGATCCCGCCCCGCGACGCCAAGGGGGAGGCGCGACCCATCACCCTCGCCGGCATCGACGCGCCGAGCGGCACGATCGTGCGGAAGCTCGCGGTGAGCGGCGGCGCGCCGGCCGGCGACGCGGCCGCCCGCAAGCTCTCGCTGCTGCTCCAGGTGTTCCAGAAGCTTTCGGGCGAGCTGGAGCTCGACCGTCTGCTCAACATGATCGTGAGCGTGACGTTCGAGGTCATGAACGGTGACCGGGTGTCGATCCTGCTCTGCACCGGCGATGGCGAGCTGGTCCCTCGCATTTCGCGGAGCCGGGTGGGCGAGACCGAGTTCGAGCACGTCCCCCGCTCCATCCTGCGGAAGGTGACCGACGAGCGCGTCGCCCTGCTCACCCATAACGCGGCGACGGACGCGCGCTTCAAGGGCCGCTCCATCCTGCTGCAGAGCGTGCGAAGTGCCATGTGCTCGCCCCTCATGGCCGCGGGCGACCAGCTCGTCGGCATCCTCTACGTCGACAACCTCACCGGCTCGCACGCCTTTGGCGATGAGGACCTGCAATTCCTGGTGGCGTTCGCGGGGCTCGCGGCGATCGCGATCAAGAACAGCAACTACGCCGAGCAGATCCGGCGCGAGGCGGTGGTGCGCTCCAATTTCGAGCGCTACTTCGCGCCGAACGTGGCGGCCGACATCGCGCAGCAGCAGGCCGCCATCCGGCTGGGCGGCGAGAAGCGGCCGATCACGGTGCTCTTCAGCGACATCCGGAACTTCACGACGATCGCCGAGCAGATGGGGCCCGACGCAATCGCGGCACTCCTCACCGACTACTTCACCGAGATGGTGGATGTGGTGTTCGAGCACGGCGGCACGCTCGACAAGTTCATCGGCGACGCGATCATGGCGCTCTGGGGCGCGCCGATCGCCCGCGAGGACGACCCCAAGCGCGCGTTGGAGGCGGCCGTCGCATTGCAGAAGGCGGTCGACAGCCTCAACTCGCGCTGGGTGCAGGCCCGCCGGCCGCGGATCGGGGTCGGGATCGGCATCAACCACGGCGAGGTGTTCGTCGGGAACATCGGGAGCCACCGGCGGCTCGAGTACACGGTCATCGGGGACGCGGTGAACGTGGCGCAGCGGCTCTCGACGCTCGCGGCCCCCGGCGAGATCCTCGTGAGCGAGGCGCTTTACCACGCCGTGGGCCAGCCGAGCGACGCCGAGCACCTGCCGTCGATGGCGCTGAAGGGAAAGCGGAAGGTCGTCGAGGTCTATCGCGTCCGGCGGGAGTCGAAGCGATAGGGCCACCCCGCCTCCTCGAGCAGGCGCAGCACCAGCCGCAGCGGCAGCCCCATCACACCGAAGAAGTCCCCGTCGATCCGCTCGACCAGCGCCGCGCCATAACCCTGGATGCCGTAGGCGCCGGCCTTGTCCATCGGCTCGCCGGTGGCGACGTACGCCCGGAGGTACTCGGCGTCGGCCGCGCGGAAGGTGACCGCGGTGGCGTCGGTGGCCTGCAGCAGTCCGCGCGGCGTCTTGAGCGCGACGGCGGTGACCACGTAATGGGTGCGCCCCTGCAGGCGGAGGAGCATGCGGAGCGCGTCGCCGGCGTCGACCGGCTTCTCGAGCACGTCTTCGTCGAGCACGACGGTCGTATCGGCACCGAGGACCAGCGCTCCCCGCACCGCCTCCGCCTTGGTGCGCGCGAGGCGCTCGGCGTACGCTCTGGGCGGCTCCCCCGGCCGGCGCTCCTCCGGGATGTGCGAGGGGCGCACCTCGAACGGGATGTGCAGCATCTCGAGCAGCAGCTTCCGGCGCGGCGAGGCGGAGGCGAGCACGAGCGTGGGCGGCGGCTCCTCGAGACCGCTCATCCCGCGGTCCGCTCTAGCACGAGGGTTACGGGCCCGTCGTTCACCAGCGCCACCTGCATATCGGCGCCGAACTCGCCGGTGGCGACCGGGAGCCCGCGCGCGCGGAGCGCCGCGATGAAGCGATCGTACAGCGGCACCGCGGTGTCCGGCCGCGCCGCGTCCACGAACGACGGACGCCGGCCCTTGCTCGCGTCGCCGTAGAGCGTGAACTGCGACACCACGAGGAGCGCGCCCTCCACCTCGGCCAGGCCGAGGTTCATCTTGCCCTCCGCGTCGGAAAAGATGCGGAGGCCCGCCACCTTTTCGGCCATCCAGTCGGCCTCCGCGGCGGTGTCGCTGTGGGTGAAGCCCACGAGCAGACAGAACCCGCGGCCGATGGCACCCGCCACCCGTCCGCCGATCGTGACCGACGCGCTCGCGACCCGCTGCAGCACCACTCGCATGAGGAGTCCCCGGATATAATTGGAGCCACGGCCGGCGTAACATAACCGGCACAACCGAGGACGCGATGCCGTTTCAACCGTTCCGCACCCGCCTGAGCTACGCCCGCTGCTACGTGCGCGACGCCGCGATCGAGCGCCGCCGCGACGCGCTCCCGCCCATCGCGCCCGCGCCAAGCCGGCCCGATCCCTCGCGCTGGCCGGACGATCGCGCGACGGTGGCCTGGCTCGGCCACGCCACCGTGCTCGGTAACCTGTTCGGGAGTTGGTTTCTCACCGACCCCGCGCTCGAGGCACGCGTGGGCCTGGGCCGCGGAATGGCCAAGTTCGGTCCCCGTCGGCTCGTCGCACCGGCGCTCCGGCACGGCGAGCTGCCTCCGCTGGATCTCGTGCTCCTTTCCCACGCGCACATGGACCACACCGACCTGGGCACGCTGCGCCTCCTCCCGCGCGACACGCCGGTCGTGGTGCAGCCGGGCAACGCTGATCTGGTGCGGCGCTTTCAGCAGGTGCGCGAGCTCAGCTGGGGCGAGCGGGCCGTGGTGGGCGGCATCGAAATCGAGTCGATCGAAGTACGACACTGGGGGGCGCGGATGGTCACCGACCGACACCGCGGCTACGGCGGCTACGTGCTCCGCAAAGGCGGCCGCACGATCGTGTTCGCGGGCGACACCGCGTACACGCCCGCGTTCAAGTCCATCGGCAGCCGGATGGCCGTGGATCTCGCCATCCTGCCGATCGGCGCCTACGACCCCTGGATCGCGAGCCACGCCACGCCGGAGGAAGCATGGCGGATGGCGTGCGACATGGACGCGGCCCACGTGCTGCCGATCCACCACGCCACGTTTCGCCTGAGCCGGGAGCCGATCGACGAACCGATCGCGCGACTCATGGCGGCCGCAGGCACGGAGCGCCGGCGCATCGTCGCCACCGCGGTCGGCGATACGTTCACGCTGCCCCGGGGCAGCCGGCGCGGAGGTGCGTGAACGCACAGAAGCCGGGGACGGGCTCCGCGCGCGGCGTTATCAGGTCGCCGGCTCCGCGGTAATCCGACCTCGGCTTCACATGCGCCGCCCGGGTGGGCGGCTTCTCTGTGTGGTGCTACTCGACCGTGACCGACTTGGCCAGGTTTCTCGGCTGGTCCACGTTGCACCCGCGCCGCACCGCCGCGTAGTACGAGAGCAACTGCAGCGGGATGCTGGTGAGGATCGGCGTCAGCAGATCGAGCGTTTCCGGAATGGCAAAGGTTGCATCAGCCAGCCGCCCGATCTCGCCGTCGCCCTCGTTCACCAGCGCGATCACCTTGCCGCCCCGCGCCTTCACCTCCTCGATGTTCGACACGATCTTCGAGTGGACCGCGTCCTTCGGGGCGATGAAGATCACCGGCATGTTCTCATCGATGAGCGCGATCGGTCCGTGCTTCATCTCCGCCGCCGGATACCCCTCGGCGTGGATGTACGAGATTTCCTTGAGCTTGAGCGCGCCCTCGAGCGCCACCGGGAAGTTGACGCCGCGTCCGAGGTAGAGCGCATTGTGGGTCTTGCTCAGGAACCGGTCGGCGAGCCGCTCGACTTCCTCCGACCGTTGCAAGATCGTGGCCATCTGCCCGGGGAGTCGGCTCAGGGCCTGAATGAACTGCCGCCCCTGCAGGATGCTCAAGCTCCGGAGTCGTGCCATGCGGAGCGAGATGAGGGCGAGCGCCGCGACTTGGCTGGTGAAGGCCTTGGTGCTCGCGACACCCACTTCGGGTCCGGCGTGCAGGTAGATACCACCCTCCACCTCGCGCGCGATTGAGGATCCGACCACGTTGACGACGCCCACAGCCCGTGCGCCGCGCTGCTTGGCTTCGCGGATGGCGGCGAGGGTGTCGGCGGTTTCGCCGCTCTGCGAGATCCCGATCACGAGCGTGCGGTCGTCCACCACCGGGTTACGATAGCGGAACTCGGAGGCGTATTCGACCTCGACCGGGATCCGGGCCATCTCCTCGAGCATGTACTCGCCGATGATGCCTGAATGCCACGAGGTGCCGCACGCGGTAATCACCACCCGATGGATTTGCTTGAGCTCTTCATCGGTGAGGTTGAGGCCGCTCACGCGCGCCGTGCCCTCGTCTTCCAGCAGGTGGCCGCGCAGCGTGTTGCAGAGACTCTCCGGCTGCTCGCAGATCTCCTTCAGCATGAAGTGCGGATAGCCGCCGCGCTCGATCGTGGCCAGGTCCCACTCGATCTGGGCCACCGGCTTGCTGATCCGGGCGGTCTCCAGAGTGCGGATGCGGTAGCCGTCCCGCGAGAGCACGGCGATTTCGCCGTCGTCGAGATAGATGACCGAGCGGGTGTAGCTCAGGAGCGGCGAGGCGTCGGAGGCGATGAACCACTCGTCCTCACCCACGCCCACGAGGAGCGGCGAGCCCCTGCGCGCAGCCACGAGGACGCCCGGCTCGTCGGCCGAGATGAACGCGAGCCCGTAGGCGCCCTCGACGTCGCGCAGCGCGTTGGCGACCGCGTCTTCCAGGTTGCCCTGGTACAGCTCGCCCACGAGGTGCGCCAGGACCTCGGTGTCGGTCTCGGACTTGAAGTCATGCCCGCGCTGCTCGAGGGCCTTCCGGATGGAGCCGGCGTTCTCGATGATGCCGTTGTGGATGACGGCGATCCGGCCCGACTGGTCGGTGTGCGGATGCGCATTCGGCGTGGTGGGCGCGCCATGCGTCGCCCAGCGGGTGTGCCCGATGCCGATCGTGCCGGCGGGCAGGTTGCCGTCGAGCTGCGCCTCGAGCGCCGAGAGCTTGCCCGCGGCCTTGAAGACCTTGAGGCCGTGGCCGTTCACCACCGCGATGCCCGACGAGTCGTAGCCGCGATACTCGAGCCGCCTGAGTCCCTCGATCAGCAGTCCGGCCGCAGGCCGGGGCCCGACATAGCCCACGATGCCACACATGGCACAGGATCCTCAGCTCAGGAGTGCGCGTCCCTCGGCGACCAGCGCCTCGGCGTCGGCCGCCGTCGGGGCTTCCGCAATGAGCCGGACGATCGGCTCGGTTCCGGACGGGCGAACGTGCAACCACCGGTCGCGCCATGCGAGACGCAATCCGTCCCGCTCATCTACCGCTGCATCCGGAAAATGCTGTCGAATTCGCTCGTAGCGTGGCCGCAAATCCTGCCCCCCGGGGGCCTTGGCCTTGAGAATGGTGTAGCGCGGAGATGCCGCGACTACCTGCGAAAGCGATGCTCCAACCTGGGCCAGATATTGCAAGATCAAGGCCACCGCCAGCGGTGCGTCACGCCCGATATGGAGTGAGGGCAGGATCACACCGCCGTTGCCTTCTCCCCCGATCCGCGCCCTTTCATCACGAATCGCCCGCGCCACGTTGGCTTCGCCTACGGGCGCCCGTACAAACCGCGCCCCCATGTCCCGCGCCGCGTCCTCAACCACAAGACTGGTCGAGAGGTTCACGACCACGGTGGGCACCTCCGCCCCTACGTTCGCACGCCCACGGCTAGCGGCTTTACCGGCCGTCCCGCCCTTACCGCCTGCCCCCAACACCCCGCGCACAGCGATGGCCAGTGTATAGTCCTCTCCCACCGCCCTACCACTCTCATCCACCAATGCCAAGCGATCCACGTCCGGATCGACGGCCAGCCCGATGTCCGCTCCTGTCTCCCTAACAAGCCGCTCCAGCTCGCCGAGATTTTCCGGCACAGGCTCGGGCGGATGAGGAAATCGACCGTCGGGCTCCAGGTGAATCGCACTCACGCGTGCGCCGAGGCGTTCCAGCAGTGGCGGGATCGCGACAGCACCGGCACCGCGCACGCAGTCGAGCGCCACGTGAAAGCGGCGGGCGCGAATCGCCGTGACGTCAATCTCGGGGAGCGCGAGCACACGATCGATGTGACGCGTGACCGCGTCCGGATCCTCCAGCACGCGCCCGATGCCGTCCCATCCGGCGCGCGGCGGTCCGGCCTCCGCCAGCGCGCGCACCGCCGCCCCCGCCTCGGCGTCCAGGAAAATGCCATCGGGGCCGACGAACTTGAGCGCGTTCCACTCGATCGGATTGTGGCTGGCCGTGAGGATGAGACCGGCGCCGGCGTGGTGATGCTCCACCGCGAGCTGGACGGTGGGTGTCGGCACCATCCCCACATCCACCACGTCCACGCCGACCGACATGAGCCCGGCGGCGGCCGCGCGCGCGAACATCGGCCCGCTGGTGCGCGCGTCGCGGCCGAGCACAACGAGCGGCCGGCCCGCCGAGCGGGCCCACGCGCCGAGCGCGGCGGCGTGGCGCGCCACGAGCTCCGGCGTGAGATCGACGCCGACCAGCCCGCGCATCCCCGACACGCTGATCATGAGGGTGCCGGCCATGGGCGGCGCGCTCAGGCGAGCAGCGGGAAAGCCGCGGCATCGCGCACCGCGGCGTCACTTCCGATGGCGCCGAACGCGCCGAGGAAGGCTTCTACGACATCAGGATCGAAGTGGGAGCCCGCGCACCGCCGGAGCTCATCGAGCGCATCGGCGGGACGGCGAGAAGGGCGATAGGCGCGGTTGGTGGTCATCGCATCGAAGGCGTCCACCACCGCCACGATCCGGGCCTCGATCGCGATCGCATCGCCGGCCAGGCCATCGGGAAAGCCCTTGCCGTCCAGCCGCTCGTGATGGGACCGGGCGATGCGCAGCACCGCCGCCGATTCCTTGAGGAAGGGCGCCAGAATGCGCTCGCCGAGCACCGTGTGCCCCTTCACGTGGTCGAACTCCTCGACCGTGAGCGGCCCGGGCTTGTGCAGCACCGCTTCGCGGGTGCCGATCTTGCCGACGTCATGCAGCTCGCCGCCCAGCCGGATATGCTCCAGCGCGTCGCCGGCAAAACCGAGCCGGATGGCGGTCTTCACCGCGTAGCTGCTCACCCGAGCCGAATGGCCGTGGGTGTAGGCGTCCTTGGCTTCGAGCGCATGCACCAGCGTCTGCACGCCGTCCACCAGCGACTGCTTGTTACGGCGGTCGAGCTCACGGACACGGGCCTCGAGATGCTGCTGGTAGAACCGGTTCTGGAGAACGAGATCCCGCTTCTCCAGCGCCTTCTGCACCCGGGCCTTCACCTCGTCGATGAGCACCGGCTTGGTGATGTAATCCACCGCGCCCAGGCGCAGGCATTCGACGGCGGTGCTCACCTCGGCCACGCCGGTGAGCATGATGAACGCCATGTCGGGATAGAGCGCGAGGGAGGCGCGGAGGAGGGCCATGCCGTCCATCTCGGGCATGTAGATGTCCGAGATGCAGACCGGAATCTCACCGCCGGTGCGCAATAGCTCGAGCGCCTCGAGGCCGGAGCCCGCGGCGCGGCAGGCGAGTCCCTGCGATTCGACGACGCGCACGAGCGCGCCGCGAACCTGGGCGTCGTCGTCCACCACGAGGCAATGCGTGCGTGAAACCGCGATGGACTCTGAGGTCGGGGTATTCACCCCGCGAAACTATGCGGCCGCCGCCGATTGTTCAACGGGCGCTTGCCGGCCGGGCCTCCAAGCCATTACGCTTCCACTACTTCTCCCGGTCCCTGCGATGACGCGCGCGCTCCCCGACGACCACTCCGACGATGCCCGAGGTTTCGCCACGCGGGCAATCCATGCCGGCCAGACGCCCGACCCGCTGGCCGGCGCGGCGATGCCGCCGATCTACCAGACCTCGACCTACGTGCAGCAGGGGATCGGCCGCAACAAGGGCTACGAGTACGGGCGCACCCAGAACCCGACGCGCGAGGCGCTCGAGCGGAACGTTGCGAGCCTGGAGGGCGGCGAGTTCGGGTTTGCGTTCGCCTCCGGGCTCGCGGCGCTCGATGCGGTGCTCAAGCTGCTCAAGGCGGGCGACCACGTGGTATCGGGTGAAAGCATCTACGGCGGCAGCATGCGCCTGATGACGCGGGTATTCGCGCAGCTCGGCCTGGAGTTCACGTTCGTCGACACCCGCGACGTCGGGGCCATCGAGCGGGCGCTCACGCCGCGCACCCGGATGGTATTCTGCGAGACGCCCACCAATCCGATGATGTTTCTCGCCGATCTCTCCGCCATCGGCGACCTGACCCAGGCCCACGGCATCCTCTACGTGGTGGACAACACCTTCGCCACGCCGTATTTCCAGCGGCCGCTCGAGCACGGCGCCGATGTCGTACTTCACTCCACCACCAAGTACCTGAACGGCCACAGCGACATGGTGGGCGGGCTGCTCGTCACCCGCCGCGAGGACCTGGCCGAGCGGCTCGGCTTCATCCAGAACGCGTCGGGCGCGGTGCCGGGGCCGTTCGACTGCTGGCTCGCGCTCCGGGGCATCAAGACGCTCCCGCTCCGCATGCGGCAGCACGACGCGAACGGGCGCGCCATCGCAGCCTGGCTCGAGACGCGACCCGACGTGCCGAAGGTGAACTATCCCGGCTTCGGCGGGATGCTCTCGTTCGACGTGGGCGACGTGGGCCGGGCGCGGCGGCTGGTCGAGAGCACCCGGATCTTTGCGCTGGCCGAATCGCTGGGCGGCGTGGAGAGTCTGATCGGGCATCCGGCATCGATGACGCATGCGTCGGTGCCGCTCCCGATCCGCGAGGCGATGGGCCTCACCGACAGCCTGATCCGCCTGAGCTGCGGATGCGAGGACACGGACGACCTGATCGCCGACCTGGCACAGGCACTCGACGCGTCCGCGCGCTCCGCCGCGCAGACCGGAAGCCGTCCCGCCGAGCAAACGCCCGGACGCGAACCCGCGAGGCACGCATGACGACGCCGCTCCCCGCCGCGCGCCCCCGGGTGCGCTTTCCCGAAATCTCCGCGGTATCGTGGGAGCATCCCGCCGACCGCGCGACGCTGCAGACGCTCAGGAGCCTGCCCGGCTTCGACGAGGTGGTGCGCAAGGTGATCGGCTGGCTCGGCGGGGAGCGTGGCATCCGGCTGCTGTTTCAGGGCAACGCGGTGCGCGCGAGCGGCGTGCAGCTCCCCAAGCTCTGGACCCTGCAGACCGAGGTCGCCTCCACGTTCGACTGGCCCAAGGTGCCGGAGCTGTACGTCTCGCAGACGCCGGTGTTCAACGCGGGCGCATACGGGGTGGACGACCCGTTCATCGTGGTGCACTCGGCGGCGCTCGAGATGCTCGACGACGACGAGCTGCGCGTGCTGCTGGCGCACGAGATGGGACACGTGGTGAGCGGCCACGCCCTCTACCGCACCATCGCCGAGATCCTGCTCGGCGTGGGCCTCTCGGCGTTGCCGATCCTGGCCGGGATCGCGCTCCTCCCGATCCGGCTCGCCATCCTCGAGTGGGCCCGCAAGTCTGAGCTTTCCGCCGACCGCGCCGGGCTGCTGGGCGGCCAGGACGTGGTCGCGGCGCAGCGCCTCTTCATGAAGATGGCGGGCGGCACCCGCGGGCAGATCAACGCGGGGCAGCTCGGCGTGGACGCGTTCATGGCGCAGGCCAACGAATACCTCGCCTCACGCGAGGGCTTCGACGTGATCTACAAGGTGCTCAACACGATGGCGCTCACCCATCCGATGAACACCATGCGTGCGGCCGAGCTGCAACAGTGGGTGGCGAGCGGCGACTACGACCGCATCCTCCGCGGCGAGTACATCCGCCGCGGGGCCGAATCGACCGCGCGACCACTCGGCGCGGACATCGGCGCCGCGACCGACTACTACGCGGCCGAAGCGCGCGAGATTGCAGGCCATGTGGCCGACGCGGCCCGGCGCGCCGCGGAGCGCGCGGCGGAGGCGTTCCGGGCGGCGCAGCGGCGGTGAGAATCCTGGTCGTAGGCGGCGGAGGGCGCGAACACGCCCTCTGCTGGGCGCTGCGCCGCGAAAACCCCGACGCCGCGCTCTACTGCGCGCCCGGCAACCCGGGCACCACCAACCTGGCGAACAACCTCCCCATCCCTACCACCGACACCGATCGTCTGGCCGACGCGGCCGACATGCTCGGCATCGACCTCGTGGTCGTAGGGCCCGAGCAGCCGCTCGCCGACGGGCTCGCTGACCGGCTCAGAGCCGAGGGGCGCGCGGTGGTGGGACCAAGTGCCGCGGCGGCGCAGATAGAGGCGTCGAAGGCGTTCGCGAAAGAGGTGATGGCGGCGGCAGGCGTGCCCACGGCGGCGAGTGAGAGTTTCGCGGAGCTTGACGCCGCGCTCGCGTACGTGGACCGACACGACGAGCCGCTCGTGGTGAAGGCCTCGGGTCTTGCGGCGGGCAAAGGCGCCATCGTCTGCGCCACGCGGCCCGAAGCTCGCGAAGCGCTGCACGCGCTGCTCGGCCGGCGCACGCTGGGCCGCGCGGGCGCCACGGTCGTGATCGAGGCGTTTCTCGAGGGAGAAGAGCTGTCGCTCCTGGCGCTCACCGACGGCACCGATCTCACGCTCCTCCCCTCGGCGCAAGATCACAAGCGGCTGCTCGAGGGCGATCGCGGGCCCAATACCGGCGGCATGGGCGCGTATGCACCCGTGGCGCTTGCGACGCCGGCACTGCTCGACCGGGCCGTCGACGAGATCTACCTCCCGGTGCTCGCCGAGATGAAACGCCGCGGCAGCCCGTTCTCGGGCGTGCTCTACGCCGGGCTCATGGTGGACCCGGCCGGGGCGCTTTCGGTCGTCGAGTTCAATTGCCGCCTGGGCGATCCGGAGGCGGAGGCGGTGCTGCCGCTTGTCGCGGGCGGGCTCACCGACGCGCTCACGCGCGTGGCACACGGCACGAAGCCGGAGGGGGTTACGGTGTCGCCGGAGACGGCCGTCACCACCGTGGTCGCGGCGCGCGGCTATCCCGAATGGCCGGAGACGGGCGCCGCGATCGAGCTGCCGGACGCGCTGCCCGAGCGTGTCACCATCTTTCAGGCGGGCACCAGGCGCGATGCGTCCGGCGTGCTCCGGGTCTCGGGCGGGCGGGTGCTCGCCGTGACCGCGCGCGCACCGACGCTGGCGGAAGCCCGGCGCCTGAGCCGCGACGCGGCCGAGCGCGTCGCATTCGAGGGAAAATCCTACCGTAGGGATATCGGCTGGCGCGAAACCGAGAGAGTGGGTCAGCCCGGCTAGTTACTCCCCATCACCGCTAAGCAGACGCTCCATCGGTGTGGCGCCTCAGGGGAATGAGGCGTCTCATTGTGCGGTCTTCGATGAGACAATCGTGACTCACAGATCCGCGACGTTTCGGGATGTGTCGGAAACCCGGGCTTGAGCGTCCACGACTTAACCAACATAACCCTGACTTTATTGGGAGGCACGCAGCCATGCACGGGTCCACCAAGGCGTACCATGCTCTTCGTACTCCGCTCGCCGCGCTCGTGGTCGGGCTGGTGCTTGCCGGATGCGGCGGCTCGGACAGCACCACGCCCAACAATCCGAACAACAGTCCCCCGCCGGCCCCAGCCAATCATGACATCAACATCGTCACCGGCGCCTCCACCAAGACGACGGGGGCGTTCAGCCCGAACCCCAAGGCGATTTCTCTGTCGGCCGACCCGGCAGTCCGTTTCGTGAACACCGACATCACCGGCGGCGACTACACCACCGGCACCGCGACCGTGCACCACATCGTTTCCGACGCCGGCTCGGCCCAGACCTTCGATACCGGCGACCTGGCCGGCAACGCCACCAGCACGATCACGTTCAACGCGCCCGGCACGATCAATTTCCACTGCTCGATCCATCCGAATATGGTCGGCAGCGTCGTCATCAATCCGTAGTCCCCACCGCGCCGGGCCCCGGCGGTTTACGGCCGCCGGGGCCTTCGGCTAAAATTCGGGCGGATGCCCGAATTGCCCGAAGTCGAAACCATCGTTCGCGATCTTCGCCCACGCATCGTCGGCCGGCGGCTCGGGCCAGTGTCCCTGAGCCACACCGATGTGCTCCGCGGCACCACTCGGCCCCGGCTCGTACGCGCGCTCGAGGGATCGGTAGTGCGCGATCTCTCCCGCCGCGCCAAGCACGCCGTGTTCGATCTGGGTGCGCGGCGGCTCGTGGTGCAGCCGGGGATGACCGGCTCGCTCGTGGTTCACGAGCGCCCGCTCACGGCCGACGAGCGGCGCTACGCCGTGCTCGACGCGGCGCTCGACGATGGACGCCGCCTGGTCTACCGCGATGTGCGCCGTCTCGGCACGCTCCTCCTGCTGGACG is a window of Gemmatimonadales bacterium DNA encoding:
- a CDS encoding HD domain-containing phosphohydrolase, with amino-acid sequence MNTPTSESIAVSRTHCLVVDDDAQVRGALVRVVESQGLACRAAGSGLEALELLRTGGEIPVCISDIYMPEMDGMALLRASLALYPDMAFIMLTGVAEVSTAVECLRLGAVDYITKPVLIDEVKARVQKALEKRDLVLQNRFYQQHLEARVRELDRRNKQSLVDGVQTLVHALEAKDAYTHGHSARVSSYAVKTAIRLGFAGDALEHIRLGGELHDVGKIGTREAVLHKPGPLTVEEFDHVKGHTVLGERILAPFLKESAAVLRIARSHHERLDGKGFPDGLAGDAIAIEARIVAVVDAFDAMTTNRAYRPSRRPADALDELRRCAGSHFDPDVVEAFLGAFGAIGSDAAVRDAAAFPLLA
- a CDS encoding PLP-dependent aspartate aminotransferase family protein; amino-acid sequence: MTRALPDDHSDDARGFATRAIHAGQTPDPLAGAAMPPIYQTSTYVQQGIGRNKGYEYGRTQNPTREALERNVASLEGGEFGFAFASGLAALDAVLKLLKAGDHVVSGESIYGGSMRLMTRVFAQLGLEFTFVDTRDVGAIERALTPRTRMVFCETPTNPMMFLADLSAIGDLTQAHGILYVVDNTFATPYFQRPLEHGADVVLHSTTKYLNGHSDMVGGLLVTRREDLAERLGFIQNASGAVPGPFDCWLALRGIKTLPLRMRQHDANGRAIAAWLETRPDVPKVNYPGFGGMLSFDVGDVGRARRLVESTRIFALAESLGGVESLIGHPASMTHASVPLPIREAMGLTDSLIRLSCGCEDTDDLIADLAQALDASARSAAQTGSRPAEQTPGREPARHA
- a CDS encoding M48 family metallopeptidase — its product is MTTPLPAARPRVRFPEISAVSWEHPADRATLQTLRSLPGFDEVVRKVIGWLGGERGIRLLFQGNAVRASGVQLPKLWTLQTEVASTFDWPKVPELYVSQTPVFNAGAYGVDDPFIVVHSAALEMLDDDELRVLLAHEMGHVVSGHALYRTIAEILLGVGLSALPILAGIALLPIRLAILEWARKSELSADRAGLLGGQDVVAAQRLFMKMAGGTRGQINAGQLGVDAFMAQANEYLASREGFDVIYKVLNTMALTHPMNTMRAAELQQWVASGDYDRILRGEYIRRGAESTARPLGADIGAATDYYAAEAREIAGHVADAARRAAERAAEAFRAAQRR
- the purD gene encoding phosphoribosylamine--glycine ligase; protein product: MRILVVGGGGREHALCWALRRENPDAALYCAPGNPGTTNLANNLPIPTTDTDRLADAADMLGIDLVVVGPEQPLADGLADRLRAEGRAVVGPSAAAAQIEASKAFAKEVMAAAGVPTAASESFAELDAALAYVDRHDEPLVVKASGLAAGKGAIVCATRPEAREALHALLGRRTLGRAGATVVIEAFLEGEELSLLALTDGTDLTLLPSAQDHKRLLEGDRGPNTGGMGAYAPVALATPALLDRAVDEIYLPVLAEMKRRGSPFSGVLYAGLMVDPAGALSVVEFNCRLGDPEAEAVLPLVAGGLTDALTRVAHGTKPEGVTVSPETAVTTVVAARGYPEWPETGAAIELPDALPERVTIFQAGTRRDASGVLRVSGGRVLAVTARAPTLAEARRLSRDAAERVAFEGKSYRRDIGWRETERVGQPG
- a CDS encoding plastocyanin/azurin family copper-binding protein translates to MHGSTKAYHALRTPLAALVVGLVLAGCGGSDSTTPNNPNNSPPPAPANHDINIVTGASTKTTGAFSPNPKAISLSADPAVRFVNTDITGGDYTTGTATVHHIVSDAGSAQTFDTGDLAGNATSTITFNAPGTINFHCSIHPNMVGSVVINP